A window from Sus scrofa isolate TJ Tabasco breed Duroc chromosome 2, Sscrofa11.1, whole genome shotgun sequence encodes these proteins:
- the FZR1 gene encoding fizzy-related protein homolog isoform X1 produces the protein MDQDYERRLLRQIIIQNENTMPCVAEMRRTLTPANSPVSSPSKHGDRFIPSRAGANWSVNFHRINENEKSPSQNRKAKDATSDNGKDGLAYSALLKNELLGAGIEKVQDPQTEDRRLQPSTPERKGLFTYSLSTKRSSPDDGNDVSPYSLSPVSNKSQKLLRSPRKPTRKISKIPFKVLDAPELQDDFYLNLVDWSSLNVLSVGLGTCVYLWSACTSQVTRLCDLSVEGDSVTSVGWSERGNLVAVGTHKGFVQIWDAAAGKKLSMLEGHTARVGALAWNADQLSSGSRDRMILQRDIRTPPLQSERRLQGHRQEVCGLKWSTDHQLLASGGNDNKLLVWNHSSLSPVQQYTEHLAAVKAIAWSPHQHGLLASGGGTADRCIRFWNTLTGQPLQCIDTGSQVCNLAWSKHANELVSTHGYSQNQILVWKYPSLTQVAKLTGHSYRVLYLAMSPDGEAIVTGAGDETLRFWNVFSKTRSTKVKWESVSVLNLFTRIR, from the exons ATGGACCAGGACTACGAGCGGCGCCTCCTGCGGCAGATCATCATCCAGAATGAGAATACAATGCCATGT gtTGCGGAGATGCGGCGAACCCTGACACCTGCCAACTCCCCCGTGTCCTCCCCCAGCAAGCACGGAGACCGCTTCATCCCCTCAAGAGCCGGCGCCAACTGGAGCGTGAATTTCCACAGGATCAAT GAAAATGAGAAATCTCCCAGCCAAAACCGGAAAGCGAAGGATGCCACCTCAGACAATGGCAAAG ATGGCTTGGCCTACTCGGCTTTGCTGAAGAACGAGCTGCTCGGTGCTGGCATCGAGAAGGTACAGGACCCGCAGACTGAGGACCGCAGGCTGCAGCCCTCCACACCTGAGAGGAAGGGCCTCTTCACG TATTCCCTCAGCACCAAGCGTTCCAGCCCCGACGACGGCAATGATGTGTCTCCCTATTCCCTGTCCCCCGTTAGCAACAAAAG TCAGAAGTTACTGCGGTCGCCACGGAAACCCACCCGCAAGATCTCCAAGATCCCCTTCAAGGTCCTGGACGCGCCTGAGCTGCAGGATGACTTCTACCTGAACCTGGTGGACTGGTCATCCCTCAACGTGCTCAGTGTGGGGCTGGGGACCTGCGTATACCTGTGGAGCGCTTGTACCAGCCAG GTGACCCGGCTCTGTGACCTCTCCGTGGAAGGGGACTCGGTGACTTCTGTGGGCTGGTCTGAGAGG GGGAACCTGGTGGCTGTGGGCACACACAAGGGCTTTGTGCAAATCTGGGACGCAGCCGCAGGAAAAAAGCTGTCCATGCTGGAAGGCCACACGGCGCGTGTCG GGGCGCTGGCCTGGAATGCTGATCAGCTCTCGTCCGGGAGCCGGGACCGCATGATCCTACAGAGGGACATCCGCACCCCACCCCTGCAGTCAGAGCGGCGGCTACAGGGCCACCGGCAGGAGGTGTGTGGGCTCAAGTGGTCCACGGACCACCAGCTCCTCGCCTCCGGGGGCAACGACAACAAG ctgctggtctggaACCACTCAAGCCTGAGCCCCGTGCAGCAGTACACAGAGCACCTGGCAGCTGTGAAGGCCATTGCCTGGTCCCCACACCAGCATGGGCTGCTGGCATCCGGCGGTGGTACAGCTGACCGCTGCATCCGCTTCTGGAACACACTCACGGGGCAGCCGCTACAGTGCATCGACACTGGCTCCCAGGTGTGCAACCTCGCCTGGTCCAAGCACGCTAACGAGCTG GTGAGCACGCATGGCTACTCGCAGAACCAGATCCTGGTCTGGAAGTACCCATCCCTGACCCAGGTGGCTAAGTTGACTGGGCACTCCTACCGGGTGCTGTACCTG GCCATGTCCCCCGATGGAGAGGCCATAGTCACTGGTGCTGGAGATGAAACCCTGAGGTTCTGGAATGTCTTTAGCAAAACCCGTTCAACAAAGGTAAAGTGG GAATCCGTGTCTGTCCTCAACCTCTTCACCAGGATCCGGTAA
- the FZR1 gene encoding fizzy-related protein homolog isoform X2, which translates to MDQDYERRLLRQIIIQNENTMPCVAEMRRTLTPANSPVSSPSKHGDRFIPSRAGANWSVNFHRINENEKSPSQNRKAKDATSDNGKDGLAYSALLKNELLGAGIEKVQDPQTEDRRLQPSTPERKGLFTYSLSTKRSSPDDGNDVSPYSLSPVSNKSQKLLRSPRKPTRKISKIPFKVLDAPELQDDFYLNLVDWSSLNVLSVGLGTCVYLWSACTSQVTRLCDLSVEGDSVTSVGWSERGNLVAVGTHKGFVQIWDAAAGKKLSMLEGHTARVGALAWNADQLSSGSRDRMILQRDIRTPPLQSERRLQGHRQEVCGLKWSTDHQLLASGGNDNKLLVWNHSSLSPVQQYTEHLAAVKAIAWSPHQHGLLASGGGTADRCIRFWNTLTGQPLQCIDTGSQVCNLAWSKHANELVSTHGYSQNQILVWKYPSLTQVAKLTGHSYRVLYLAMSPDGEAIVTGAGDETLRFWNVFSKTRSTKESVSVLNLFTRIR; encoded by the exons ATGGACCAGGACTACGAGCGGCGCCTCCTGCGGCAGATCATCATCCAGAATGAGAATACAATGCCATGT gtTGCGGAGATGCGGCGAACCCTGACACCTGCCAACTCCCCCGTGTCCTCCCCCAGCAAGCACGGAGACCGCTTCATCCCCTCAAGAGCCGGCGCCAACTGGAGCGTGAATTTCCACAGGATCAAT GAAAATGAGAAATCTCCCAGCCAAAACCGGAAAGCGAAGGATGCCACCTCAGACAATGGCAAAG ATGGCTTGGCCTACTCGGCTTTGCTGAAGAACGAGCTGCTCGGTGCTGGCATCGAGAAGGTACAGGACCCGCAGACTGAGGACCGCAGGCTGCAGCCCTCCACACCTGAGAGGAAGGGCCTCTTCACG TATTCCCTCAGCACCAAGCGTTCCAGCCCCGACGACGGCAATGATGTGTCTCCCTATTCCCTGTCCCCCGTTAGCAACAAAAG TCAGAAGTTACTGCGGTCGCCACGGAAACCCACCCGCAAGATCTCCAAGATCCCCTTCAAGGTCCTGGACGCGCCTGAGCTGCAGGATGACTTCTACCTGAACCTGGTGGACTGGTCATCCCTCAACGTGCTCAGTGTGGGGCTGGGGACCTGCGTATACCTGTGGAGCGCTTGTACCAGCCAG GTGACCCGGCTCTGTGACCTCTCCGTGGAAGGGGACTCGGTGACTTCTGTGGGCTGGTCTGAGAGG GGGAACCTGGTGGCTGTGGGCACACACAAGGGCTTTGTGCAAATCTGGGACGCAGCCGCAGGAAAAAAGCTGTCCATGCTGGAAGGCCACACGGCGCGTGTCG GGGCGCTGGCCTGGAATGCTGATCAGCTCTCGTCCGGGAGCCGGGACCGCATGATCCTACAGAGGGACATCCGCACCCCACCCCTGCAGTCAGAGCGGCGGCTACAGGGCCACCGGCAGGAGGTGTGTGGGCTCAAGTGGTCCACGGACCACCAGCTCCTCGCCTCCGGGGGCAACGACAACAAG ctgctggtctggaACCACTCAAGCCTGAGCCCCGTGCAGCAGTACACAGAGCACCTGGCAGCTGTGAAGGCCATTGCCTGGTCCCCACACCAGCATGGGCTGCTGGCATCCGGCGGTGGTACAGCTGACCGCTGCATCCGCTTCTGGAACACACTCACGGGGCAGCCGCTACAGTGCATCGACACTGGCTCCCAGGTGTGCAACCTCGCCTGGTCCAAGCACGCTAACGAGCTG GTGAGCACGCATGGCTACTCGCAGAACCAGATCCTGGTCTGGAAGTACCCATCCCTGACCCAGGTGGCTAAGTTGACTGGGCACTCCTACCGGGTGCTGTACCTG GCCATGTCCCCCGATGGAGAGGCCATAGTCACTGGTGCTGGAGATGAAACCCTGAGGTTCTGGAATGTCTTTAGCAAAACCCGTTCAACAAAG GAATCCGTGTCTGTCCTCAACCTCTTCACCAGGATCCGGTAA
- the C2H19orf71 gene encoding uncharacterized protein C19orf71 homolog — protein sequence MQTLRRKAAQPYVPRDTLEVDFPASLYSDDYLSQEGPRWTPAIKQATRWKYTPMGRDAAGQLWYTGLTNSDSREAWYTVPRALDSPYREAYARWHGCYRHREQSMPSAYAQRLWETAWYDPIIPAQYRDPSTRWGSMLWKDRPIRGKEYGEAGSQGQEQGPLGGSGGGEPPRARKLRPDTDLVLAPTVINRHRFGVEPLWRASDYVPYLSAPQHPRYTAQNYRQWDLEPYCPSTNQRPPPNYTPIHG from the exons ATGCAGACCCTGAGGCGGAAGGCTGCCCAGCCCTATGTCCCCCGGGATACCCTTGAGGTGGACTTCCCGGCATCACTGTACAG CGATGACTACCTGTCCCAGGAGGGCCCCCGCTGGACACCAGCCATCAAGCAAGCGACGCGCTGGAAGTACACACCCATGGGACGTGATGCGGCTGGCCAGCTCTGGTACACCGGCCTAACCAACTCGGACTCCCGAGAAGCCTGGTACACGGTCCCAAGGGCCCTGGACAGCCCGTATCGCGAGGCTTATGCCCGCTGGCATGGATGCTACCGCCACAGGGAGCAGAGCATGCCCTCAG CCTATGCCCAGCGCCTCTGGGAGACCGCCTGGTATGACCCCATCATCCCGGCCCAGTACCGAGACCCCAGCACGCGGTGGGGGAGCATGTTGTGGAAAGACAGACCCATCCGGGGCAAGGAATACGGTgaggctgggagccaggggcAGGAACAAGGCCCCTTGggcgggagtggggggggggaacccCCCAGGGCCAGGAAGCTGAGGCCTGACACTGACCTGGTCCTGGCCCCCACAGTAATCAACAGACACCGATTTGGGGTGGAGCCACTGTGGCGGGCGTCTGACTATGTGCCGTACCTGTCAGCACCTCAGCACCCGCGCTACACCGCCCAGAACTACCGGCAGTGGGACCTAGAACCCTACTGCCCCTCTACCAACCAGCGGCCCCCACCCAACTACACGCCCATCCACGGATAA